In the Verrucomicrobiota bacterium genome, one interval contains:
- a CDS encoding S8 family serine peptidase: protein MTLSSDINRTKLLAHLREFGKGNTDDRLLIWKSSWEDSKGKGVRIALLDGGYKWNHPVFSGIDIIAKDLTGGGSLADSTGHGSQMLSLLVGRFGLVPDAKIFLGKVLKSSSVSNVERYITHGIYWAIKQQVDILALPLGRTRPSRLIEAAVQSAAKDGIQVFAAAGNLGPSQLLFPASLPGIRSVTGADMSGTILAECSQGVGVDCIALGQVPSITAASGGALTQGSSPATVIAAATSALEMAAAISYSS from the coding sequence TCAATCGGACTAAGTTACTTGCTCATTTAAGAGAATTTGGTAAGGGCAATACTGATGATCGACTTCTAATTTGGAAGTCATCCTGGGAGGATTCAAAGGGAAAAGGTGTCCGTATTGCGTTGTTAGATGGTGGCTATAAATGGAATCATCCAGTTTTTTCTGGGATAGACATTATTGCAAAAGATTTGACAGGTGGCGGGAGCTTAGCAGACAGTACGGGCCATGGTTCCCAGATGCTATCCCTCTTAGTCGGTCGTTTTGGCTTAGTTCCAGATGCTAAGATCTTCTTAGGAAAGGTTCTAAAGTCGTCATCAGTTAGTAACGTTGAGCGTTATATCACCCATGGCATTTATTGGGCCATTAAGCAGCAAGTGGATATCTTAGCGTTGCCCCTGGGCCGGACTCGCCCATCTCGTCTAATCGAAGCTGCGGTACAGTCCGCTGCCAAAGATGGTATTCAAGTATTCGCGGCGGCCGGAAATCTGGGACCGAGCCAGTTACTGTTTCCAGCAAGCCTTCCTGGTATTAGGTCAGTAACAGGTGCTGATATGTCTGGGACGATTCTAGCGGAGTGTTCGCAGGGTGTAGGAGTGGATTGTATTGCATTGGGTCAAGTTCCTTCCATTACTGCTGCTTCAGGAGGGGCATTAACTCAAGGTTCTTCCCCAGCAACGGTAATAGCAGCCGCCACTTCAGCTTTAGAAATGGCAGCTGCTATTAGCTATTCTTCATAG